The proteins below come from a single Halostagnicola larsenii XH-48 genomic window:
- a CDS encoding NAD(P)/FAD-dependent oxidoreductase → MEHVDVAIIGGGPAGATAAERAASHGAETVLFEQGVPREDRAEVGPDSTDAAGMLDYWIDIMDFEFEEIPDEVVLQELEGTDFVGPTSSVELNTTGMDASYPKFGYTFHRARMDDWLHERAADAGADLRVGTGVKSIETDLSGPSHTLTLANGDELEAEYAILADGPQRRITLDALDQFTKPGSSIAEHLSPPEANHIAYQEYREFPDELFEKDRLKFWWGYMPGETAYPWVFPNDGTVARVGLTMPIGMTLEDVDSPESYKLLRASDDGIPSGSEYIRRLLELEYGDEYDIEEDFPIVEGRGKSKGTETYPISSTRPVESPVGANIAVAGGAMGTTSAFHEGGYHVAVRTGKIAGRLAATDSLENYNEVWKRAIGDEIRRNVAFADIVAEYEPDDWDWAFETIRDMQGSSDDGSIISNRYSAGIGAAKILAAYKKRKFAYRNGKYVQFSEDEYIY, encoded by the coding sequence ATGGAACACGTCGACGTCGCGATTATCGGCGGCGGTCCCGCGGGTGCGACCGCAGCCGAACGGGCCGCCTCCCACGGCGCGGAAACGGTCCTGTTCGAGCAGGGCGTCCCGCGAGAGGACCGCGCCGAAGTCGGCCCCGATTCGACCGACGCTGCGGGAATGCTCGATTACTGGATCGACATCATGGACTTCGAATTCGAGGAGATACCCGACGAGGTGGTCCTCCAGGAACTCGAGGGAACCGATTTCGTCGGCCCGACCTCGTCGGTCGAGTTAAACACCACCGGGATGGACGCCTCGTATCCGAAATTCGGATACACGTTCCACCGCGCGCGAATGGACGACTGGCTCCACGAACGCGCCGCCGACGCCGGCGCAGACCTGCGCGTCGGAACCGGCGTCAAATCGATCGAAACCGATCTCTCCGGGCCGTCCCATACGCTTACGCTCGCGAACGGCGACGAGCTCGAGGCCGAGTACGCGATTCTCGCTGACGGGCCACAGCGACGTATCACCCTCGACGCGCTCGATCAGTTCACCAAGCCGGGATCGAGCATCGCCGAACACCTCTCGCCGCCCGAGGCGAATCACATCGCCTATCAGGAGTATCGGGAGTTCCCCGACGAACTCTTCGAGAAAGACCGCCTAAAGTTCTGGTGGGGGTATATGCCCGGCGAAACCGCGTATCCGTGGGTGTTCCCCAACGACGGTACGGTCGCCCGTGTCGGTCTAACCATGCCCATCGGAATGACGCTCGAGGATGTCGATTCTCCGGAGTCGTACAAACTGTTGCGGGCGTCCGACGACGGCATTCCCTCCGGTTCGGAGTACATCCGGCGTCTGTTGGAACTCGAGTACGGCGACGAGTACGATATCGAGGAAGACTTCCCCATCGTCGAGGGCCGCGGCAAATCGAAGGGAACCGAAACGTACCCGATCTCCTCGACCCGCCCGGTCGAGTCACCCGTCGGGGCGAACATCGCCGTCGCCGGCGGCGCGATGGGAACGACCTCGGCGTTCCACGAGGGCGGCTACCACGTCGCCGTGCGCACCGGGAAAATCGCCGGTCGTCTCGCCGCGACGGACTCGCTCGAGAACTACAACGAGGTCTGGAAACGCGCGATCGGCGACGAGATCCGCCGAAACGTCGCGTTCGCCGACATCGTCGCCGAGTACGAACCCGACGACTGGGATTGGGCGTTCGAGACGATCCGCGACATGCAGGGATCTTCCGACGACGGATCGATCATCTCGAACCGGTACTCCGCTGGGATCGGCGCGGCCAAAATCCTCGCTGCGTACAAGAAACGAAAGTTCGCCTACCGGAACGGCAAGTACGTGCAGTTCAGCGAAGACGAGTACATCTACTAG
- a CDS encoding D-2-hydroxyacid dehydrogenase encodes MADDVDVLVLRRGTHGMPVEQYVETLRERLPDRTVELARTPAEEREKIRDATFATGMSLDAELLEVAENLEVFACAYAGTGHLPLEKLREQGVSVTNASGVHGPNIGEHVLGAILHFTRRFHEAQRRQRRREWRHYQANELAGSTVTVVGLGGIGEAVCQRLEPFDVDTIGVRYSPEKGGPTDDVIGFGTDAFDEALARTDYLVLACPLTDTTRGLIGHEEFVTLDPDAVVVNVARGPVIDTDALVDALRSSLIRGASLDVTDPEPLPEEHPLWGLGNVQITPHNAGHTPKYYDRLADIVATNVERIERSDWDAELENRVSL; translated from the coding sequence ATGGCCGATGATGTCGACGTGCTCGTCCTTCGACGAGGAACGCACGGAATGCCGGTCGAACAGTACGTAGAAACGTTGCGAGAGCGGCTTCCGGACCGAACCGTCGAACTCGCTCGAACGCCGGCGGAAGAACGTGAGAAAATTCGTGATGCGACGTTCGCGACGGGAATGTCACTCGATGCGGAACTGCTCGAGGTGGCCGAAAACCTCGAGGTGTTCGCGTGTGCGTACGCGGGAACCGGCCACCTACCGCTCGAGAAACTGCGCGAGCAAGGCGTGAGCGTGACGAACGCTTCGGGGGTCCACGGGCCGAACATCGGCGAGCACGTGCTCGGCGCAATATTACACTTCACGCGACGCTTCCACGAGGCACAGCGCCGCCAGCGTCGGCGCGAGTGGCGCCACTACCAGGCCAACGAACTGGCCGGTTCGACGGTGACGGTCGTCGGTCTCGGCGGGATCGGCGAGGCCGTCTGTCAGCGTCTCGAGCCGTTCGACGTCGACACGATTGGCGTCAGGTACTCTCCTGAAAAGGGCGGCCCGACCGACGACGTGATCGGGTTCGGAACGGACGCCTTCGACGAGGCACTCGCTCGAACCGATTACCTCGTGCTGGCCTGCCCGCTCACCGACACCACTCGAGGCCTGATCGGCCACGAGGAGTTCGTCACGCTCGATCCTGATGCGGTCGTCGTGAACGTCGCGCGCGGTCCTGTCATTGACACGGACGCGCTGGTCGATGCCCTTCGCTCGAGTTTGATCCGCGGCGCGTCGCTGGACGTGACCGATCCCGAACCGCTTCCCGAGGAGCATCCGCTCTGGGGGCTCGGAAACGTCCAGATCACGCCCCACAACGCCGGCCATACGCCGAAGTACTACGACCGACTCGCGGATATCGTCGCGACGAACGTCGAGCGGATCGAGCGATCCGACTGGGACGCGGAACTCGAGAACCGCGTTTCTCTGTAA
- the asd gene encoding aspartate-semialdehyde dehydrogenase, producing the protein MTVRVGVLGATGAVGQRLIQLLDPHPSFEITTLTASDSSAGRSYRDAAKWRVDSPIPTGVADMTVQATEPDSVPDDVDLLFSSLPSSVGAEVEPAFCEAGYVLSSNSSNARMDADVPLVIPEVNADHLDLLEVQRDERGWDGAMVKNPNCSTITFVPTLAALTQFGLESVHVSTLQAVSGAGYDGVTSMEIIDNAIPHIGSEEDKLETESRKLLGDFDGAELTQNSVEVAASCNRIPTIDGHLENVWVETEEDISADDAAAAMESYPSLDLRSSPDPLIHVFSEPDRPQPRMDRTLGGGMAIATGGIRESPFGLQYNCLAHNTIRGAAGASVLNGELLLENGYL; encoded by the coding sequence ATGACTGTACGTGTAGGCGTTCTCGGTGCAACTGGCGCCGTCGGCCAGCGATTGATCCAGCTTCTCGACCCGCATCCGTCCTTCGAGATAACGACACTGACCGCGAGCGACTCGAGCGCCGGCCGATCCTATCGCGACGCCGCGAAGTGGCGCGTCGACTCGCCGATACCGACCGGCGTTGCTGACATGACGGTACAGGCAACCGAGCCGGATTCGGTTCCGGACGACGTCGACCTCCTGTTCTCGTCGCTCCCCTCGAGCGTCGGCGCCGAGGTCGAACCGGCCTTTTGCGAGGCTGGGTACGTGCTTTCCTCGAACTCCTCGAACGCGCGGATGGACGCAGACGTTCCGCTCGTTATTCCGGAGGTCAACGCGGATCACCTCGACTTGCTCGAGGTCCAGCGCGACGAGCGTGGCTGGGACGGTGCGATGGTCAAGAATCCCAACTGCTCGACGATCACCTTCGTCCCGACCCTTGCCGCGCTCACGCAGTTCGGCCTCGAATCGGTTCACGTCTCGACCCTGCAGGCCGTCTCGGGAGCGGGCTACGACGGCGTTACCTCGATGGAGATCATCGACAACGCGATTCCCCACATCGGCAGCGAGGAGGACAAACTCGAGACCGAATCGCGAAAACTGCTCGGCGACTTCGATGGCGCTGAACTCACGCAAAACAGCGTCGAGGTTGCAGCCTCGTGTAACCGCATTCCGACCATCGACGGTCACCTCGAGAACGTCTGGGTCGAAACGGAAGAAGATATCTCGGCCGACGACGCTGCGGCGGCCATGGAGTCGTATCCGTCGCTCGACCTCCGCTCCTCGCCGGACCCGCTCATTCACGTCTTCTCGGAACCGGATCGACCCCAGCCGCGGATGGACAGAACGCTCGGCGGCGGCATGGCGATCGCCACTGGCGGTATCCGCGAGTCGCCGTTCGGACTCCAGTACAACTGTCTCGCCCACAACACCATCCGCGGTGCCGCCGGCGCGAGCGTGCTCAACGGCGAACTGTTGCTCGAGAACGGCTACCTGTAA
- a CDS encoding 30S ribosomal protein S17e — MAIKPAYVKKTGTLLLEQYPDAFTTDFEQNKDSVEKLTNIESKGVRNRIAGYVTRKKSGQVAA; from the coding sequence ATGGCAATCAAACCGGCCTACGTCAAGAAGACGGGGACGCTCCTGCTGGAGCAGTATCCGGACGCGTTCACGACCGATTTCGAACAGAACAAAGACAGCGTCGAGAAGCTTACGAACATCGAATCAAAGGGCGTTCGGAACCGAATCGCCGGCTACGTCACGCGCAAGAAAAGCGGACAGGTCGCGGCCTAA
- a CDS encoding DUF447 domain-containing protein — protein sequence MSGANDGDGVDTFDGNAAWPVTLEGVTETVVTTLGPNGRWNAAALGLFAEPAEQGQGTTKTNDAETRTSARTWGNTRTRRNFHRRGSGYVQFTRNPVDFVDAALSIYELEEPVLESADAWVRVSVERIDSGSENGTRWEDWQLRPLESAVETETVPTINRGFGAIVEATVAASRLEVDGYDEPVLRDRLEYYASVVDRAGSDREQEALSRVREHSEW from the coding sequence ATGAGCGGCGCGAACGACGGCGATGGGGTGGACACCTTCGATGGCAACGCCGCGTGGCCGGTCACACTCGAGGGCGTAACCGAAACGGTCGTGACCACGCTCGGCCCAAACGGTCGCTGGAACGCGGCCGCACTCGGGCTGTTCGCCGAGCCGGCGGAGCAGGGTCAGGGCACGACCAAGACGAACGATGCGGAAACTCGAACCTCCGCACGCACGTGGGGGAACACGCGGACGCGGCGGAATTTCCACAGACGGGGGTCCGGATACGTGCAGTTTACGCGCAACCCCGTCGATTTCGTCGACGCCGCACTTTCTATTTACGAACTCGAGGAGCCCGTGCTCGAGTCCGCCGACGCGTGGGTCCGCGTTTCGGTCGAGCGAATCGATTCCGGCAGCGAGAACGGGACGCGGTGGGAAGACTGGCAGCTTCGGCCGCTCGAGTCGGCGGTCGAAACGGAAACTGTGCCGACGATAAACCGAGGGTTCGGTGCCATCGTCGAAGCGACCGTCGCCGCATCGAGACTCGAGGTCGACGGCTACGACGAACCCGTGCTGCGGGACCGACTCGAGTACTACGCGTCAGTGGTCGACCGCGCCGGAAGCGACCGCGAACAGGAGGCGCTCTCTCGCGTGCGCGAGCACAGCGAGTGGTAG
- a CDS encoding triphosphoribosyl-dephospho-CoA synthase, producing MRSAAQNAELALLLEVCGTPKPGNVDRHRDLEDLLFEHFLAGAVGAQSGLRMAESGESVGPSFEQSVAGMAEQGGGNTQFGALLLLVPLVKAADDGISRSTAESVVADTTVADAKAFYRAFEHVDVFVSEPDPELEALDVRRGSDAAPALEERGLTLLDVMDRSVPGDDVAREWIAGFERSFDVADRIATARGPVADRAATAFLATLAERPDTLVAKRRGGETAAEVTERAADILRTDGRATDRDAVESFADELVSRGINPGTTADLIAAGLFIALENELIEL from the coding sequence ATGCGAAGTGCTGCCCAGAACGCGGAACTCGCGCTGTTGCTCGAGGTCTGCGGAACGCCGAAACCGGGCAACGTCGATCGGCACCGGGACCTCGAGGACCTGCTGTTCGAACACTTCCTCGCTGGCGCGGTTGGTGCGCAGAGCGGTCTCCGGATGGCCGAGTCGGGCGAGTCGGTCGGCCCGTCGTTCGAGCAAAGCGTTGCGGGAATGGCCGAACAGGGCGGGGGAAACACCCAGTTCGGGGCCCTGTTGTTGCTCGTTCCGCTCGTGAAGGCGGCGGACGACGGGATCTCGCGATCGACCGCCGAATCGGTCGTCGCGGACACCACCGTCGCGGATGCAAAAGCCTTTTACCGGGCGTTTGAGCACGTCGATGTCTTCGTTTCCGAACCCGACCCCGAACTCGAGGCGCTCGACGTTCGACGCGGGAGCGATGCCGCACCGGCACTCGAAGAGCGCGGGTTGACGCTTCTCGACGTGATGGACCGGAGCGTCCCCGGTGACGACGTGGCCCGCGAGTGGATCGCCGGGTTCGAGCGCTCGTTCGACGTCGCCGATCGGATCGCTACGGCGCGCGGTCCGGTTGCGGATAGAGCCGCAACTGCCTTTCTCGCCACCCTCGCAGAACGTCCCGACACCCTCGTCGCAAAACGCCGCGGCGGGGAAACTGCTGCAGAAGTGACGGAACGAGCCGCGGACATACTTCGAACCGACGGCCGAGCGACGGACCGGGACGCGGTCGAATCGTTCGCCGACGAACTGGTCTCGCGGGGGATCAATCCGGGAACCACCGCGGATCTGATCGCCGCCGGTTTGTTCATCGCCCTCGAGAACGAACTGATCGAGCTATGA
- a CDS encoding YihY/virulence factor BrkB family protein, protein MSDTNGETSTARRMREFAGTVVRGISDRNVTFMAGSIAYQAFISLIPLLVLAFFLVSVVGDEGLASQVTQTTQGFLPAAGNELLEGAISGSVATTGGTVIGLVTLLWGSLKIFRGLDTAFSEIYESTGEASFVDQLRDAFVVFFAIGLALLAAAVASVVFAIFPENTLIGVLNPIVLVVGLTLAFVPMYYYFPDVETTVREILPGAVAAAIGWAVLQGLFQVYVSVAAGSESAGPIGAILLLLSWLYFGGLVLLIGAVVNAARSGHLPAADGSAEHGTPVDSRDDDRPQEFDGIHAASGPRPGAERTFERNIARLEREVADLEGQLAMLENDLGAQRSRRYRLEDRAATLEAETERLRSENRDLRRRVERQSRPAWRRTLERLFERATSVNVGVVRRS, encoded by the coding sequence ATGAGCGACACCAACGGAGAGACGAGCACGGCCCGGCGGATGCGCGAGTTCGCGGGGACTGTGGTTCGCGGGATCAGCGACCGAAACGTGACGTTCATGGCCGGAAGCATCGCCTATCAGGCGTTTATCTCCCTTATCCCGCTGCTCGTACTGGCGTTCTTTCTCGTCTCGGTCGTCGGTGACGAGGGCCTCGCGTCGCAAGTCACCCAAACCACGCAGGGGTTCTTGCCTGCGGCCGGAAACGAACTCCTCGAGGGTGCGATTTCGGGATCCGTTGCGACAACCGGCGGGACCGTCATCGGTCTCGTCACGCTGTTGTGGGGATCGCTGAAGATTTTCCGCGGCCTCGACACGGCGTTTTCGGAGATCTACGAGTCGACGGGCGAGGCGTCGTTCGTCGATCAACTCCGCGACGCCTTCGTCGTGTTCTTCGCGATCGGTCTCGCGCTCCTAGCCGCGGCCGTTGCGAGCGTCGTGTTCGCGATATTCCCCGAGAACACGCTCATCGGGGTTCTCAACCCGATCGTTCTCGTCGTCGGCCTCACGCTCGCGTTCGTTCCGATGTACTACTACTTTCCCGACGTAGAAACGACCGTTCGGGAGATACTGCCGGGTGCCGTGGCCGCGGCTATCGGCTGGGCGGTACTGCAGGGACTCTTCCAGGTGTACGTCTCCGTCGCCGCGGGTTCGGAGTCCGCCGGCCCGATCGGAGCGATCCTCCTGTTGTTGAGCTGGTTGTACTTCGGCGGGCTGGTGTTGTTGATCGGTGCCGTCGTGAACGCCGCACGGAGCGGGCACCTCCCCGCCGCCGACGGATCCGCCGAGCACGGTACGCCCGTCGACTCCCGCGACGATGATCGACCGCAGGAGTTCGATGGTATCCACGCGGCTTCCGGGCCGAGACCGGGGGCCGAACGAACGTTTGAGCGCAATATCGCCCGTCTCGAGCGGGAGGTCGCGGACCTCGAGGGCCAACTCGCGATGCTCGAGAACGACCTGGGTGCCCAACGCAGCCGACGATATCGACTCGAGGACCGAGCGGCGACGTTGGAAGCGGAAACAGAGCGCCTCCGCTCAGAGAATCGAGATCTCCGCCGCAGGGTCGAACGCCAGAGCCGTCCGGCCTGGCGGCGAACGCTCGAGCGACTCTTCGAGCGGGCAACGAGCGTGAACGTCGGCGTGGTCCGTCGATCGTGA
- a CDS encoding tRNA-dihydrouridine synthase — translation MFSPPLALASLSGEADADWARAGTAFAGCAFLGGIAIDEQSRGAARELVDRDRNEFLPPDPFEFIDRQLEALEAAPIRPGVNVRTTTAEPIVPAARVCRDRNALLEINAHCRQNELCAVGCGEQLLADTDRLRSYVETATETGATTGVKVRAEVPGVDLPTLAKELEDAGAAFVHVDAMDSESVIADVVDETGLYVIANNGVRDEPTVREYADYGADAVSVGRPSDNPVVLERVRNAVDTHLGLERDSIEH, via the coding sequence ATGTTCTCCCCACCGCTCGCACTGGCGAGTCTCAGCGGCGAGGCGGACGCCGACTGGGCTCGAGCCGGCACGGCGTTCGCCGGCTGTGCGTTTCTCGGCGGAATCGCGATCGACGAACAATCTCGAGGAGCTGCCCGCGAACTCGTCGACCGCGACCGTAACGAGTTCCTGCCGCCGGATCCGTTCGAGTTTATCGACCGACAGCTCGAGGCCCTCGAGGCGGCCCCGATACGGCCTGGGGTTAACGTTCGAACGACGACGGCAGAACCAATCGTACCCGCCGCTCGAGTCTGTCGCGATCGAAATGCGCTGCTGGAGATAAATGCCCACTGCAGGCAGAACGAGTTGTGCGCGGTCGGCTGTGGAGAACAGTTGCTCGCCGATACTGACCGCCTTCGATCGTACGTCGAGACGGCGACCGAGACGGGGGCGACGACCGGCGTCAAAGTGCGTGCGGAGGTCCCCGGCGTCGACCTGCCGACGCTCGCCAAAGAACTCGAGGACGCCGGCGCGGCGTTCGTTCACGTCGACGCGATGGATTCCGAGAGCGTAATCGCAGATGTCGTCGACGAGACGGGGCTGTACGTGATCGCGAACAACGGCGTTCGCGACGAGCCAACCGTGCGCGAGTACGCCGACTACGGCGCGGACGCGGTCAGCGTCGGCCGTCCGAGCGACAACCCGGTCGTGCTCGAGCGCGTTCGAAACGCCGTCGATACTCATCTCGGGCTCGAACGGGATTCGATCGAGCACTGA
- the cofD gene encoding 2-phospho-L-lactate transferase translates to MVTFLSGGTGTPKLVDGVDAAFSPDDVTVIANTGDDIELGGLLVCPDVDTLLFQGGDVLDRETWWGIEGDTHRTNAELLEIADAADLPTGPQYLPDDRQTAGRALANWRRFSGVGEFMTIGDRDRAVHITRTSLLDQGQGLSETIACLASAFDVSFDLLPMSDDPIASLVHTEEGTMHFQEYWVGWNAEPEVEDVEFRGSDDAEPAPGVLEALADPVVIGPSNPVTSIGPMLSIPGFADALGQTPVVVVSPFLGDEAFSGPAEELMEAVGAEPSTAGLAETYPFADAFVVDDADDTEFDRPTIRTDIRIDSSDDAERVVRTTVDAIERVE, encoded by the coding sequence ATGGTTACGTTCCTCTCCGGTGGCACCGGGACACCGAAACTGGTCGACGGAGTGGACGCTGCGTTCTCGCCCGACGACGTGACGGTCATCGCCAACACCGGCGATGACATCGAACTCGGCGGCCTGCTGGTTTGCCCGGACGTCGACACGTTGCTCTTTCAGGGCGGCGACGTGCTCGACCGCGAAACCTGGTGGGGCATCGAGGGCGACACCCACCGAACGAACGCCGAACTGCTCGAGATCGCCGACGCGGCGGACCTCCCGACCGGTCCGCAGTACCTCCCCGACGATCGACAGACCGCGGGTCGAGCGCTCGCCAACTGGCGGCGCTTTTCCGGCGTCGGCGAGTTCATGACGATCGGCGACCGCGACCGCGCCGTCCACATCACGCGGACCAGTCTTCTCGATCAGGGGCAGGGCCTGAGCGAGACGATCGCGTGTCTGGCGTCGGCGTTCGACGTCTCGTTCGACCTGCTTCCGATGAGCGACGACCCGATCGCCAGCCTCGTCCACACCGAGGAGGGGACGATGCACTTTCAGGAGTACTGGGTCGGATGGAACGCAGAGCCCGAAGTCGAGGACGTCGAGTTCCGGGGATCGGACGACGCAGAACCGGCACCGGGCGTTCTCGAGGCGCTCGCTGATCCCGTCGTTATCGGCCCGTCGAATCCGGTGACCAGCATCGGGCCGATGCTCTCGATTCCGGGGTTCGCAGACGCGCTGGGCCAGACACCCGTGGTAGTCGTCTCGCCGTTTCTCGGAGACGAGGCGTTCTCCGGGCCCGCGGAGGAACTGATGGAAGCGGTGGGCGCGGAGCCGTCGACTGCCGGCCTTGCGGAGACCTACCCGTTCGCCGATGCGTTCGTCGTCGACGATGCGGACGACACCGAGTTCGATCGACCGACGATTCGAACCGACATCAGGATCGACTCGAGCGACGACGCCGAACGTGTCGTCCGAACGACCGTCGACGCCATCGAGCGGGTCGAGTGA
- the ligA gene encoding ATP-dependent DNA ligase LigA translates to MEFATFTERVAAIEAEPADLEIVDHVRALLEESTADSSGDEQCGGEQIPDEQGSGEQAVDDRGGGDRTAAELEILARFVQGRVFPAWDSTTLDIGPSSCYEAIARAAGTNVSPVNVEDRLAELGEIGEVAASYEYGGQQGLGAFTDTAGDAGGDSLTVREVDRTLRDLAAADGDGSADRKIDILFGLFNRCSSEEARYLARLVLSEMRIGVGEGTVRDAIAAAFDVPTDRVERALQVSNDYGRVARVAREDGRAGLDAMDLEVGRPVQAMLAQTGTVTGVLEEWSEAAVEWKYDGARVQLHYDPDPERTGESKAEVRVFSRNMEDVTDALPEVVEFAEETLERPAILDGEVVAVDEDGSPLPFQEVLKRFRRKHDIAKARENVTVRPVFFDCLHADGTDLLESPLTARHEQLVELLAEGDGAAGDSPDEIRGLSLLWRTDDPEEIEAIDAEALEAGHEGIMLKDPDSTYSPGRRGKHWRKRKPDVETLDCVVTGAEWGEGRRATFLGTFELSVRADDSDGALETVGKVATGITDETLADLTDLLEPHIIAETGQEVDLEPEIVFEVGYEEIQSSPTYSSGYALRFPRFQGVRHDKNPSDADSIERLERLQGQ, encoded by the coding sequence ATGGAGTTCGCCACGTTCACGGAGCGGGTCGCCGCGATCGAAGCCGAGCCAGCGGATCTCGAAATCGTCGACCACGTGAGGGCCCTTCTCGAGGAGAGCACGGCGGATAGCTCGGGCGACGAACAGTGCGGTGGCGAACAGATTCCGGACGAACAGGGGAGTGGCGAGCAGGCTGTGGACGACCGCGGCGGTGGCGACCGAACTGCAGCCGAACTCGAGATCCTCGCGCGGTTCGTGCAGGGCCGAGTCTTTCCGGCGTGGGATTCGACGACGCTCGATATCGGCCCGAGTTCGTGTTACGAGGCGATCGCTCGCGCTGCGGGAACGAACGTCAGCCCGGTCAACGTGGAGGATCGACTCGCGGAGCTGGGTGAAATCGGCGAGGTCGCCGCCAGTTACGAGTACGGCGGCCAGCAGGGTTTGGGGGCGTTCACCGACACTGCTGGTGACGCGGGCGGGGACTCGCTTACCGTCCGCGAGGTCGACCGAACGCTCCGCGATCTCGCGGCGGCGGACGGCGACGGCAGCGCCGACCGGAAGATCGACATCCTCTTCGGCCTGTTCAACCGCTGCTCGAGCGAGGAAGCGAGATACCTCGCCAGGCTCGTCCTCTCGGAGATGCGAATCGGCGTCGGCGAAGGCACGGTACGGGATGCGATCGCGGCCGCGTTCGACGTCCCGACCGACCGAGTCGAACGCGCGTTACAGGTGTCGAACGACTACGGCCGGGTCGCTCGCGTGGCTCGCGAGGACGGACGCGCTGGCCTCGACGCGATGGACCTCGAGGTTGGCCGGCCGGTGCAGGCGATGCTCGCCCAGACGGGCACGGTGACAGGCGTGCTCGAGGAGTGGTCTGAAGCCGCCGTCGAGTGGAAGTACGACGGCGCGCGAGTCCAACTTCACTACGACCCCGATCCCGAACGAACGGGAGAATCGAAGGCCGAGGTCCGCGTCTTCTCGAGGAACATGGAGGACGTGACCGACGCGCTTCCGGAGGTCGTTGAGTTCGCCGAGGAAACCCTCGAGCGACCGGCCATCCTCGACGGGGAAGTCGTTGCCGTCGACGAGGACGGCTCCCCGCTTCCCTTTCAGGAAGTGCTCAAACGCTTTCGGCGGAAACACGACATTGCAAAAGCGCGCGAGAACGTGACCGTTCGCCCGGTGTTCTTCGACTGTCTCCACGCCGACGGTACTGATCTCCTCGAGTCGCCGCTTACGGCCCGACACGAGCAACTCGTCGAACTACTTGCGGAAGGCGACGGGGCTGCTGGCGATTCTCCCGACGAGATTCGAGGACTCTCCCTGCTCTGGCGAACGGACGACCCCGAGGAAATCGAGGCGATCGACGCCGAAGCCCTCGAGGCCGGCCACGAGGGAATCATGCTCAAAGATCCCGACTCGACGTACTCGCCGGGACGGCGCGGGAAGCACTGGCGAAAGCGCAAACCCGACGTGGAGACGTTAGATTGTGTGGTGACCGGTGCCGAGTGGGGCGAGGGTCGGCGCGCGACCTTCCTCGGCACCTTCGAACTTTCGGTGCGTGCTGACGATTCCGACGGGGCCCTCGAGACGGTCGGCAAGGTCGCGACCGGTATCACCGACGAGACGCTAGCGGATCTGACAGACTTGCTCGAGCCACACATCATCGCTGAAACGGGACAGGAGGTGGATCTCGAGCCCGAAATCGTCTTCGAGGTCGGCTACGAGGAAATCCAATCGTCGCCGACCTATTCGTCGGGCTACGCGCTGCGCTTTCCGCGGTTTCAGGGCGTGCGCCACGACAAGAACCCGTCAGATGCGGACTCGATCGAGCGCCTCGAGCGACTACAGGGCCAATGA